The sequence GCGGCACCGAAGAGCCGCAGCGTGTACGCACTCCTCCATGCGGGCCAGATGATCAGCAGTGCGGCCACCAGCTCGGCGGCACTCACTGCCATGACGCGCAGGAAGCTGCCGAGTGTGGGGATCGCGACGGTGCGGGACTGGTCCAGCCGCTCGGGCGATGGCAGCGTGGTGACGGCGGACCACAGGAACGGCAGCAGGATCACCCAGCTGACGGCGAGGCAGAGCCAGAACAGGAAGCGCGCGCGCGAGGGTTCGGTTGCGCGGGCAAACGAGGGTCCGGGTTCAGGGGTGGACGCCGCGTCCGGGCGGGCACGTGCCGGCTCCGGTTCCCCATGCGAGCTCATGCTGCGCATGATAGCGGACCTCCGCTCGAGGCGCGACAGCGCTGTTTCCTCGCGCCAGGGCAGATTTCCGGGGACCGGATGAACCGGCTCAACCCACGCCCCTTGAGCCTTACGCAGCGTCATGCTGTAGGGTAGGTCCGCCTGGAGGAGAACCGATGCAATACACGGTAAAGGAGCTGGCCGAGCTGGCCGGCGTCAGCACCCGCACGCTGCGCTACTACGACACCATCGGACTGCTGCCGGCCGGCCGCGCCGATCGCAACAACGAGGAGCGGCGGTACGAGCACGCATCCCTGCTGCGGCTGCAACAGATCCTGTTCTACCGCGCGCTGGATTTCCGGCTGGACGAGATCCGTGCACTGCTGGACGATCCGAAGTACGACCTGCTCCAGGCATTGCGGCGGCAGCGCGAGCTGCTGCAGGAGCGTCGTGGGCGGATCGACGCCCTGCTCCGCACGATCGAGAACACGGTGGACCACCTGGAGAGGAGAACGCCGATGGCTGACGAGAAGCTGTTCGAGGGATTCGACAACACGCAGTACGAGGAGGAGGCGCGTCAGCGGTGGGGCGCTGACATCGTGGACGAATCCACCCGGCGGTGGAACGCCCGCTCGCCGGAAGAGCAGAAGCGCATCCTCGCCGAGCAGGAGGACACCTTCGCGACCATCCTCGATGCCATGGACGAAGGCACCGGTTCAGCGCGCGTGCAGGCGGCCGTCGCGCGGCTGCACGAGAACGTGAACATGTTCTGGGACTGCGGCGATGACGCATTCCGCGGACTGGGCGACCTGTAC is a genomic window of Longimicrobiales bacterium containing:
- a CDS encoding MerR family transcriptional regulator, which codes for MQYTVKELAELAGVSTRTLRYYDTIGLLPAGRADRNNEERRYEHASLLRLQQILFYRALDFRLDEIRALLDDPKYDLLQALRRQRELLQERRGRIDALLRTIENTVDHLERRTPMADEKLFEGFDNTQYEEEARQRWGADIVDESTRRWNARSPEEQKRILAEQEDTFATILDAMDEGTGSARVQAAVARLHENVNMFWDCGDDAFRGLGDLYVTDPRFRATFARMDERMPEFLQQAMNLYCNRRAGLK